The window TCGGGCAATCGAAATCCGTGACTCGGTATTCGATGGTTTCGGTCATGCTCGAGTAAGCGTAGACGCCCCGACCACAAAAGTATCACTCAAATGATTTGTTTTAGCACAGAGACGATCGTTCCGACCGGTGAAACGAGTCGTCTAGGCGGCCGACTCGGTTGAACGACTTATACGGGTCGACCACCAACGGTCGACAAATGGCCGAATTCACGTCGGACGTGACGGTCGAGGACGTCGTCGTCCGGGACACGAACGTCTCGGACGCCGTCGACGAACCCGTCCGGGCGATGATCCTCGACATGCTCGCTGACGCCGAACGCAGCGTCACCGACCTCGAGGCCGCGCTCGAGCAGCGGGGCTACGACCGCACGCGAAACACGATCCGCCATCACGTCAACGAACTTCGAGATGCAGGTCTCGTCGAGGTCGCCCGCCTCGAGGAACGTGGCGGCGGCACGACGAAGTACTACCGCGCGAACACGATCGTGCTCTCCTATGCCGTTCCCGACGACCGCCGCGAGGACGTCGCGGCGATGGCTGCCGAGATCGC of the Halobiforma lacisalsi AJ5 genome contains:
- a CDS encoding ArsR/SmtB family transcription factor, with protein sequence MAEFTSDVTVEDVVVRDTNVSDAVDEPVRAMILDMLADAERSVTDLEAALEQRGYDRTRNTIRHHVNELRDAGLVEVARLEERGGGTTKYYRANTIVLSYAVPDDRREDVAAMAAEIAPDISEIVANLEDEHRETIESIADEMAPCEHCRSQKYETYLLLTILRRGFVDGVVQDHDESGELEDRN